From the genome of Dermochelys coriacea isolate rDerCor1 chromosome 1, rDerCor1.pri.v4, whole genome shotgun sequence:
ACAGGAAGCTCCACATTTTCAGCCTCTTGCAGCAGCTTCTTCCGGTAACGGCTGGTGCCATCGGCCAGATCCTGACTCAGGGtgcccagctgctccaggctggtGTTGCGGCTTCGTGGATCCTGCGAGGACATCCAGAAGGGGTCATATGAGGGGCCCAGCAGCTTCAACAACCGAGGGGCCCTGAGATGCTTGGGCTTAGGGGTGTAGTGGTAGTCATTGGGAGAGCGGGACAGGCTATATGGCCTCACGTGAGCAGATGGCTTGCTCCGGATGAGGTGGACATCAGGATTGGGTGGGGTAGTCTCACTGATCTTCTCAGGCTGCGGAAGGTCCTCACTTAGGGGAAGGTCTCCCTcctgggagaggaaagaggctCCAGAGGGAAgaggcccctggccccagctccccagcagcagcaggcaaatGAGACCTGCTTTGGCCACCTCCATGATGGGTGCAGCTCCTTCGGGGCTCCCCTTGCGTGTGTCTTGCTGCAGGCTGGCACACCGAGTTCCCTCCCTCTACCTCTCTGGTTATCAGTGGATCCCTTTGGCTGAGAGAAATCCGTCCCCTTTCCCCTCATTACAGAGTCTGATACCAGACATTGCTGCAGCTCACAGAGACACAACCAGCTATTCACAGggacacttccccccccccccccagcatagGTGGGTGGATGGCTGGGTGTAGAGGCAGTGGGTGATGCCAAGTGCAGCAGGTGCAGCTGCAGGGGTATGGGTGATGCTGAGTGGTAGGATTAGAGTGAGTTTTGCTGACTGTAGAGCTACAGTAAGTGTTGCTGGGGTATTGTGGGTGCTGCTGGGTCCCACAGGTGCTGCTGGTGGTGTAGGGAAGCTGCTTGGTGGAGGGGGGGTAAGTGGGGATGTAAAGATGTTCCTGCGTGTTGGGGTGCAACAAGTCCTGCTTGGCAAGGAGGGACAATGGGTGttgctggggaagtggggctaTGGCAGGGTATGGCTGAGGTAGATGTGCTGCTGGTTGTAAAGGTGTGATGGGTGCTGCTGAGGCTGTAGGTCCAGCAGTTGATGCTGGAGGTGCTGCTGGAAGCACCAACTGTTGCTGGGTGTTGGGGGAAATCTCATGGCTAAGCCCTGTTGAGCAGAGTTACCAGAGCAGGCAGCAACAAGGGGAGTGTGAGTGTGAGACAACTCGCCATGCAGAGTGAATTTGAATGGCTGCTTGCCTCGGTGCAGGACTGATCccagcagtgcttaatttgtaatgaaagaggggccggggctcaagcaatttttttattttaataactgacGCGGTAAGCCCAAATAAAGCACGGCATCCCGGCCACCTGGGAAAGCTCCCTTCTGTATGAAGCTGTACTGCATCCATTAGCCCAACATGGGACTGGGCCcatggagaagggagagaagtGGATGGCAGGGGGCAGAAGGGTTAGTTGCTCGCCCTCCCCGGCGCATGCCTCTCCCAGCAGCGATTGCGTGTCccccagggggaaggggagaagccgTGATTGAGAGACTTTGGAGCCATCTCATCTAAAATCCCTTAGGGAGCAGGGgaatgagaggagacaggaaCTCCCTGCTTGACCTGTGCCTTGACAAGGCCACGTGCCTCCAAACCGCCCCTTCTCATAGCGACAAGAGTCCTGGGGTCAGCCAGACACACAGCCTTGGGGGCCCCTCGTCGCCCTCCCTGGCTGCTTTAGAGTTTAAACCTGGGTGTTTAACTAGCCTACCCAGCCACGGGCCCCTGGGGGGCTGGAGTCCTTGCACACCCCATTCTCTCTGAGGGGATACTGCCCGGGCTGAGCTGGGCTCGTGGTGCCCTTGGCCCTCTGGTCTGGGGGTGAGTGCCACTGCAGGGCCCACAACCGGCTCTGCCTGCGACCCCTCGAGTCCCATCGcacacacctcccctcccccggtgCCCCCGCAACTCCTGCCTCCTGCTGGCGAAGGTGCAGCCCCTCATCCACCACGCCACTCTCGCCCCGGTGTGTGGCTGCCCCCGCgttgcccccctgcccccaggggacTCCCGGCGCCCTCCGCTGGGGAAGCTGAGCCGCTGGGGTGACACATGCCGCCGCTCTGTCCTCCCCCGCCAGGCTCGGGGTGAGCCTGGGGGCGCTCAGCCCCTGGCCCCCAGCGCCGGGCCGGCAGatcggccgggccgggccggctcAGTGGGTCTCCGCAGAGCTGCGGCCTCGGGGGGCATTTCTGCCCGGGCCCGTGGGAGCCGCCCGCCTCCTGTGccgaggggggagggggcgccggaCCCCTGGCGGGGCCGGGCGCGGAGGGCTTAACGCCGGCGCCAGCCGCCCGGAGCGGGCGGGCGGCGCCGGGAAGGAGGGAGCCGGAGGGGGCCCCGCGCCACGTGCGGGAGGCGCAGCTCGGGCAAACTCCGGGCCCCGCTGGCCCGTGGGGAGGGAGCGGGATCGCAGCGCCCCGGCCTcggcccccggcccccggccccgcgGGGCTGCCCCGGAGCGAGGCGCAGGTGAGGGGGCCGGGCCGGCGGGGGCAGCGCGATCGCTCTTCCCTTGCTCCGAGTCCTGCCCCGTCCGCGGGGCCCGGGGAGAGCGAGCGCCCTCGACGGGGAGAGCGACAGAGCCCGCCCGCTGCTGCCGTGCGGCTCCGGGCTGGGGGGACAGGGGTCCGTGTGGGGCcgaggggatgctgggggtggagctggggggacaggtgtctgtgtggggcagaggggctgctgggggaggagctggggggacaggtgtctgtg
Proteins encoded in this window:
- the LOC119844227 gene encoding noggin-like, which encodes MEVAKAGLICLLLLGSWGQGPLPSGASFLSQEGDLPLSEDLPQPEKISETTPPNPDVHLIRSKPSAHVRPYSLSRSPNDYHYTPKPKHLRAPRLLKLLGPSYDPFWMSSQDPRSRNTSLEQLGTLSQDLADGTSRYRKKLLQEAENVELPVLLSPEERTASNLSQAVAHRLRRWLVDSATCHLTSSWVDLGPVFWPRWVRHTECDTSHTGCSWPPGMTCRPAQVTHIKLLVWHCWMSKDPAIDRGRTLQQCTWRQIPYPVVSACKCSCR